From Nguyenibacter vanlangensis, one genomic window encodes:
- a CDS encoding SIMPL domain-containing protein (The SIMPL domain is named for its presence in mouse protein SIMPL (signalling molecule that associates with mouse pelle-like kinase). Bacterial member BP26, from Brucella, was shown to assemble into a channel-like structure, while YggE from E. coli has been associated with resistance to oxidative stress.), translating to MTATAMTRLIPVAVLLLAGPVAGARAQDAAGRQGTADTELTLTGAGTVHAAPDRLTATLFAESNGATPAAVQGRVNSVIRQAVDAANAAGGLTIVTDSYVVQHDEAARPAQWTARQVIRLTGADGTALLTLVGQLQARGLGLSGLDWSLSPERRSALTQQAEAEALRDVRRRAEAAAKVLGMTMGPIRTIALQDQGTSRPMPMMMMMAARASMPPTAPLEEQTVTAAATATIMLRP from the coding sequence ATGACCGCCACCGCCATGACCCGTCTGATCCCGGTGGCCGTGCTTTTGCTGGCCGGCCCGGTGGCCGGGGCGCGGGCGCAGGACGCCGCCGGCCGGCAGGGCACGGCCGACACCGAACTGACCCTGACCGGCGCGGGAACCGTCCATGCGGCGCCTGACCGGCTGACCGCCACCCTGTTTGCCGAAAGCAACGGCGCCACGCCCGCCGCCGTGCAGGGCCGGGTCAACAGCGTGATCCGTCAGGCCGTGGACGCGGCCAACGCTGCCGGCGGGCTGACCATCGTCACCGATTCCTATGTCGTGCAGCATGACGAAGCGGCCAGGCCAGCCCAGTGGACGGCGCGGCAGGTCATCCGTCTGACGGGCGCGGACGGTACGGCGCTGCTGACCCTGGTGGGCCAGTTGCAGGCGCGCGGGCTGGGCCTGTCGGGGCTGGACTGGTCGCTGTCGCCCGAGCGGCGCAGCGCCCTGACGCAGCAGGCCGAGGCCGAAGCCCTGCGCGACGTGCGCCGCCGGGCCGAGGCCGCGGCCAAGGTGCTGGGCATGACGATGGGGCCGATCCGCACCATCGCGTTGCAGGACCAGGGCACGTCCCGCCCGATGCCCATGATGATGATGATGGCCGCCCGCGCGTCCATGCCCCCCACCGCCCCGCTCGAGGAGCAGACGGTGACGGCCGCCGCCACCGCGACGATCATGCTGCGCCCGTAG
- a CDS encoding HAMP domain-containing sensor histidine kinase, translating to MQPEGEDRGRGGRRRFRLPRSASLRFSLGYGVLFALSSILFMSFIWWGTIGFLERQVETAINADARALSQRWAEGGLPTLALTIDDRLEQNLDDDAIYLMVGPTGNRLAGNLSEWPAQVVRTDQWYSLKVTRAGMRDTAEVRAFALPGGFRLLVGRDVRARAVLRRLLTDSLLWAWMMVTLLAISGAVLVHGMFRRMIKSIAQTSSAIARGDLSRRMPLVGNGDELDQVAEAINEMLDRIVRLMDGVRQVSNAIAHDLRTPITRARTQLEDAALHAGSAAELRLAIERAVGNLDNVTAVFEALLRIAQIEAGSRRSAFAPFDLVPLLTDIGDLYEAVAEEKQIRLALRLPSCLPFYGDKALMQQAVANLLDNAIKFSPAGGTVTLAAATGPALPGLTMLAPGASAVSIAVTDEGIGMDEADLARASERFFRAEAARHTPGAGLGLSLVQAIVQLHGGVLRLRAQQPGLSVRMILPVARQAQPQARAAAPIPIPPAPRAQHPAVVTETSQSPHERDR from the coding sequence ATGCAGCCCGAGGGCGAGGACAGAGGACGGGGCGGGCGCCGGCGCTTCAGGCTGCCGCGCTCGGCCAGCCTGCGTTTTTCGCTGGGCTATGGCGTGCTGTTCGCCCTGTCGTCGATCCTGTTCATGTCCTTCATCTGGTGGGGGACGATCGGCTTTCTGGAACGGCAGGTGGAAACCGCCATCAATGCCGATGCGCGGGCGCTGAGCCAGCGCTGGGCCGAAGGCGGCCTGCCCACGCTGGCGCTGACGATCGACGACCGGCTGGAACAGAACCTGGACGACGACGCAATCTATCTGATGGTCGGCCCGACCGGGAACAGGCTGGCGGGCAACCTGTCGGAATGGCCGGCCCAGGTGGTCCGCACCGACCAATGGTATTCGCTGAAGGTCACGCGGGCCGGCATGCGCGACACGGCGGAAGTGCGGGCCTTCGCGCTGCCGGGCGGGTTCCGCCTGCTGGTCGGACGCGACGTCCGCGCCCGCGCGGTGCTGCGGCGGCTGCTGACCGACTCGCTGCTCTGGGCCTGGATGATGGTGACCCTGCTGGCGATCAGCGGCGCCGTGCTGGTTCATGGCATGTTCCGCCGCATGATCAAGTCGATTGCCCAGACCAGCTCGGCGATCGCGCGTGGCGACCTGTCGCGCCGCATGCCCCTGGTGGGCAACGGGGATGAACTGGACCAGGTCGCCGAGGCGATCAACGAGATGCTGGACCGCATCGTCCGGCTGATGGATGGCGTACGCCAGGTCTCCAACGCCATCGCCCATGATCTGCGCACGCCGATCACCCGCGCCCGCACCCAGTTGGAGGACGCGGCCCTGCATGCCGGCAGCGCGGCCGAACTGCGGCTGGCGATCGAGCGGGCAGTCGGCAACCTGGACAATGTCACTGCGGTGTTCGAGGCGCTGCTGCGCATCGCGCAGATCGAGGCCGGATCGCGCCGGTCGGCCTTCGCCCCCTTCGACCTGGTACCGCTGCTGACCGATATCGGCGATCTGTACGAGGCGGTGGCCGAGGAAAAGCAGATCCGCCTGGCGCTGCGCCTGCCGTCCTGCCTGCCTTTCTACGGCGATAAGGCGCTGATGCAGCAGGCGGTGGCCAACCTGCTGGACAATGCCATCAAATTCTCGCCTGCCGGCGGGACGGTGACGCTGGCTGCGGCCACCGGGCCGGCCTTGCCGGGGCTGACAATGCTCGCGCCGGGCGCCAGCGCGGTCTCGATCGCGGTGACGGACGAGGGTATCGGCATGGACGAGGCCGACCTGGCCCGCGCGTCCGAACGCTTCTTCCGCGCCGAAGCGGCGCGCCATACCCCGGGCGCGGGGCTGGGCCTGTCGCTGGTACAGGCGATCGTACAACTGCATGGCGGCGTGCTGCGCCTGCGCGCGCAGCAACCGGGGCTGTCGGTCCGCATGATCCTGCCGGTCGCGCGGCAGGCGCAGCCGCAGGCCCGCGCGGCCGCGCCCATTCCCATTCCACCCGCCCCGCGGGCGCAGCATCCCGCGGTCGTGACGGAGACTTCACAATCACCCCACGAGCGCGACAGATGA
- a CDS encoding response regulator transcription factor: MHILVVEDDPTVRNFVAKGLREAGHLVEPVDNGKDGLFLAVSENFDLIILDRMLPGGIDGLRLLETIRAQNNSTPVLLLSALADVDDRVQGLKAGGDDYLTKPFAFSELLARVEALSRRGRSDNVPQTRLVVADLEVDLLSRTVRRGGQRIDLQPREFRLLEYLMRHAGQVVTRTMLLEGVWDYHFDPQTNVIDVHVSRLRQKVDKPFDTPLIHTIRNAGYMLRAE; the protein is encoded by the coding sequence ATGCATATTCTGGTCGTCGAGGATGATCCGACGGTACGCAACTTCGTGGCCAAAGGCCTGCGCGAGGCCGGACATCTGGTCGAACCGGTCGATAACGGCAAGGACGGGCTGTTCCTGGCCGTCAGCGAGAATTTCGACCTGATCATCCTGGACCGCATGTTGCCGGGCGGCATCGACGGGCTGCGGCTGCTGGAGACGATCCGCGCGCAGAACAACAGCACGCCGGTCCTGCTGCTGTCGGCGCTGGCCGACGTGGACGACCGGGTTCAGGGGCTGAAGGCCGGCGGCGACGATTACCTGACCAAGCCCTTCGCCTTCAGCGAGCTGCTGGCGCGGGTCGAGGCGCTGTCGCGGCGCGGGCGCAGCGACAACGTGCCGCAAACGCGCCTGGTCGTCGCGGATCTCGAGGTCGACCTGCTGTCGCGCACCGTCCGGCGGGGCGGCCAGCGGATCGACCTGCAGCCGCGCGAATTCCGCCTGCTGGAATATCTGATGCGCCATGCCGGGCAGGTGGTCACCCGCACCATGTTGCTGGAAGGCGTATGGGATTACCATTTCGACCCGCAGACCAATGTGATCGACGTGCATGTATCGCGCCTGCGCCAGAAGGTGGACAAGCCGTTCGACACGCCGCTGATCCACACGATCCGCAACGCTGGCTACATGCTGCGGGCGGAATAG
- a CDS encoding trypsin-like peptidase domain-containing protein yields the protein MRRMVSRPFPRLAPGLPRRLPLALAACAVLAGSPRHADAQAAETVFAPPAPPLVVSGPLTFAPLVRQVVPAVVNIAVTQGTDTQSANDQQKRQPVPPGVKGTPFERRFRDRMRARGEEMLGAGSGFIIDPSGVIVTNNHVVGEADHITVSLADGSEYPAKLLGSDDLTDIAVIKIQAPHPLPFVTWGDSRQINVGDWVMAAGNPFGLGSSVTAGIVSARGRDIGASPFDDFLQLDAPINPGNSGGPSFNLSGQVVALNTAIVSPTGGSVGIGFGIPSEIVAPIVAELRRSGHIDRGWLGVTLADGDGHDGVRITDIDRDGPARRARLRTGDIVLSVGDEPMDSSRTLIRTIAAEHPGSTVQLRIQRHGAVLTMPVVVGHRPEDMDD from the coding sequence ATGCGGCGGATGGTAAGCCGGCCTTTTCCCCGCCTCGCGCCCGGCTTGCCGCGCCGCCTGCCCCTCGCTCTGGCGGCCTGCGCGGTGCTGGCGGGCTCGCCCCGCCACGCGGATGCGCAGGCGGCGGAGACAGTGTTCGCCCCGCCGGCCCCTCCGCTGGTCGTCTCCGGCCCGCTGACTTTCGCGCCGTTGGTCCGCCAGGTCGTGCCGGCGGTGGTCAATATCGCCGTTACCCAGGGCACCGACACCCAGAGCGCCAACGACCAGCAGAAACGCCAGCCCGTGCCCCCCGGGGTGAAGGGCACGCCCTTCGAGCGGCGCTTCCGCGACCGGATGCGCGCGCGCGGCGAGGAAATGCTGGGGGCCGGGTCGGGCTTCATCATCGACCCCAGCGGCGTGATCGTCACCAACAACCATGTGGTGGGCGAGGCCGACCACATCACCGTCTCGCTGGCCGACGGCAGCGAATATCCCGCGAAGCTGCTGGGCAGCGACGACCTGACCGATATCGCGGTGATCAAGATCCAGGCCCCGCATCCGCTGCCCTTCGTCACCTGGGGCGACAGCCGGCAGATCAATGTCGGCGATTGGGTCATGGCGGCGGGCAATCCGTTCGGGCTGGGATCGTCCGTGACGGCGGGCATCGTCTCGGCGCGCGGGCGCGATATCGGCGCCAGCCCGTTCGACGATTTCCTGCAACTGGACGCGCCGATCAATCCGGGCAATTCCGGGGGGCCGTCCTTCAATCTCAGCGGCCAGGTGGTGGCGCTGAATACCGCCATCGTGTCGCCCACCGGCGGGTCGGTGGGGATCGGGTTCGGCATTCCGTCCGAGATCGTCGCGCCGATCGTCGCCGAACTGCGGCGCAGCGGGCATATCGATCGCGGCTGGCTGGGCGTGACACTGGCCGACGGCGATGGGCATGACGGGGTGCGCATCACCGATATCGACCGCGATGGACCGGCCCGCCGCGCCAGATTGCGGACCGGCGACATCGTGCTGAGCGTGGGGGATGAGCCGATGGACAGTTCCCGTACCCTGATCCGCACCATCGCCGCCGAACATCCGGGTTCGACCGTCCAGTTGCGCATCCAGCGCCATGGCGCGGTGCTAACGATGCCGGTCGTTGTCGGGCACCGTCCCGAGGACATGGACGATTGA